From the genome of Motacilla alba alba isolate MOTALB_02 chromosome 13, Motacilla_alba_V1.0_pri, whole genome shotgun sequence, one region includes:
- the STING1 gene encoding LOW QUALITY PROTEIN: stimulator of interferon genes protein (The sequence of the model RefSeq protein was modified relative to this genomic sequence to represent the inferred CDS: inserted 2 bases in 1 codon; deleted 1 base in 1 codon), translating to MPCVGELWHSTGCPPLPELLSFSLFCALFCAAPPELQKPVRRGGSGCVSAAASGRSPAARAGAQSSGTPAQXNPGLAAGNCSVLPRVLRTSCCSGRRGRAAAAPCPPQMSREPWRQRCAPRIPRARGGRAQRAVYLLLGLCAAALLLAGQPLVPTARSLAFHFAALQIGELLKGVCYLAEEIFHLDSRHHSSFWKALRTCFPPHWHGPMLLVCGSAYVALLGDGQQLGLHLILASLCQLLILALGLRKPSAVEMSEMSERSKQNVAHGLAWSFYVGYLKIVLPRLKKSMEEFSRANPNLPACRKTWKLHILVPLSCDIYDDLEKADSNIQYVTELTETTLARAGIKKRVYKHSLYAITDEENQLWHCAVEYATPLQTLYAMSQDECAAFSREERLEQAKLFYRTLEEILKGSKECADTYRLIAYEEPEEAEPHFLSREIVWHLRQEHHEEIAVLEQSHPPSPSTALDSAELNLQISVSDLPQPLRTDGF from the exons ATGCCCTGTGTGGGAGAGCTCTGGCACTCTACAGGCTGCCCGCCGCTGCCAGagcttctttcattttcacttttctgcgcgcttttctgtgcagctccacCCGAGCTCCAGAAGCCCGTCCGTCGCGGAGGCTCCGGGTGTGTGTCCGCAGCAGCCTCGGGAAGGAGCCCAGCTGCCCGGGCGGGAGCGCAGAGCTCGGGAACCCCAGCGCA GAACCCGGGGCTGGCGGCTGGAAACTGCTCCG TGCTGCCGCGAGTGCTGAGGacgagctgctgctctgggcgCCGGGGacgagctgctgctgcc ccctGTCCGCCGCAGATGTCCCGGGAGCCGTGGCGGCAGCGCTGCGCCCCGCGGATCCcgcgggcccggggcgggcgggcgcaGCGCGCCGTGtacctgctgctggggctctgcgCCGCGGCTCTGCTCCTCGCCGGGCAGCCCCTGGTGCCCACCGCCCGCAGCCTCGCCTTCCACTTCGCCGCCCTGCAGATCGGGGAGCTGCTCAAGGGCGTCTGCTACCTGGCCGAGGAGATCTTCCACCTCGACTCCAG GCACCACAGCAGCTTCTGGAAGGCCCTGAGGACCTGCTTCCCCCCACACTGGCACGGGCCCATGCTGCTCGTCTGTGGCTCAGCCTATGTGGCTCTCCTCGGTGATGGGCAGCAACTTGGCCTCCACCTCATCCTGGCCAGTCTGTGCCAGCTCCTCATCCTTGCCCTGGGGCTCCGG AAGCCCTCAGCAGTGGAGATGTCTGAGATGTCCGAGAGGTCCAAGCAGAACGTTGCTCATGGGCTTGCCTGGTCCTTTTATGTTGGGTACCTAAAAATAGTCCTGCCAC GGCTGAAAAAGTCCATGGAGGAATTCAGCAGAGCCAATCCCAAcctgccagcctgcaggaagACCTGGAAGCTCCACATCCTGGTGCCTCTGAGCTGTGACATCTATGATGACCTGGAGAAAGCTGACAGCAATATCCAGTACGTGACAGAGCTCACTGAAACCACCCTGGCCCGAGCTGGCATCAAAAAGAGGGTCTACAAACACAGCCTCTATGCAATCACAGATGAAGAAAACCAG ctctggcactgtGCTGTGGAATATGCCACCCCGCTGCAGACCCTCTACGCCATGTCCCAGGATGAGTGTGCTGCCTTCAGCCGGGAGGAGCGCCTGGAGCAAGCCAAGCTTTTCTACAGGACCTTGGAGGAGATCCTGAAAGGCTCCAAGGAGTGTGCAGATACATACAGGCTCATTGCCTATGAGG AGCCAGAAGAAGCAGAGCCCCACTTTTTGTCCAGAGAGATCGTGTGGCACTTGCGGCAGGAGCATCACGAGGAGATCGCCGTGCTCGAGCAGAGCCACCCGCCCA